A stretch of [Clostridium] innocuum DNA encodes these proteins:
- a CDS encoding cation diffusion facilitator family transporter yields MNKEKMNYEQRLLHVTVAAGILFSVIEVMMAIYTNSQAVLMDSIYDGAEAVVLALMVFLVPLLYRPYSERKPYGYSQLESFFLLMKGGFLAAVTIGLIVGNVQMIVNGGNHVDQGMIGWFELFLAVLSAVILIVLLVMNRRVDSPLIKAELLGWKIDVCSSIGVAAAFLCAGLLADTSLAWLSPYVDQIIAIVIAMIMLPQPWRMMKDAFRSLILFAPEEDVTQRIRRLADHEFERYSYEPTFYNIIQTGRKLWVEIYIRNDTNMINVTQLAAIQKQLSSSLQDIYDDVYVEITPDIKEAAG; encoded by the coding sequence ATGAATAAAGAAAAAATGAATTATGAACAGCGTCTTCTGCATGTGACGGTCGCTGCGGGAATTCTGTTTTCCGTAATCGAGGTCATGATGGCAATCTATACAAATTCACAGGCGGTGCTGATGGACAGTATCTATGACGGTGCGGAGGCTGTTGTCCTTGCGCTGATGGTCTTTCTTGTACCGCTGCTGTACCGCCCGTATTCGGAGCGCAAGCCATATGGCTACTCCCAGCTGGAGTCCTTCTTTTTGTTGATGAAGGGAGGTTTTCTGGCAGCTGTAACTATTGGATTGATCGTTGGTAATGTACAGATGATCGTTAATGGCGGAAATCATGTGGATCAGGGAATGATTGGCTGGTTTGAGCTGTTTCTGGCAGTGCTGTCCGCTGTCATACTCATCGTCTTACTGGTGATGAATCGCCGTGTCGATTCTCCTTTGATAAAAGCGGAGCTGCTGGGCTGGAAAATTGATGTGTGCAGCAGCATCGGTGTTGCCGCTGCGTTTCTGTGTGCCGGCCTGTTGGCCGATACCTCGCTTGCATGGCTGTCTCCCTATGTGGATCAGATTATCGCCATCGTCATTGCGATGATCATGCTGCCGCAGCCATGGCGTATGATGAAGGATGCATTTCGCAGTCTGATTCTGTTTGCGCCTGAGGAGGATGTAACACAGCGGATTCGAAGGCTGGCGGATCATGAATTCGAACGGTATTCCTATGAACCAACCTTTTATAATATCATACAGACCGGACGAAAGCTTTGGGTGGAAATATACATCCGCAACGATACCAATATGATCAATGTGACACAGCTTGCGGCTATACAGAAGCAGCTGAGCAGCTCCCTGCAGGATATTTATGATGATGTCTATGTGGAAATCACACCGGATATCAAAGAAGCGGCAGGCTGA
- a CDS encoding 4Fe-4S binding protein produces the protein MRGIYNSVTDIRRNVFTEIARLAYEGGDYASSIEKLPFKIIPGERATYRDSIFLERAIVGERLRLGIGLPVRRMDEHSSLSDGIEESAIAEKYYDDPLVNVIKFACNACPEKTVVVTDTCQGCLAHPCKEVCPKDAISMVNGKSYIDQEKCIKCGRCMDVCPYGAINKLERPCARSCGMDAITSDELGRAEIDYDKCVSCGMCLVNCPFGAIVDKGQIFQTIHAMKSGKEVIAAIAPAFVGQFGPTVTPEKVKGALKELGFADVVEVAIGADLCTVEEAEDFLSKVPAEQPFMATSCCPAWSVMAKKLFPDFKPYISMALTPMVLTGRLIKKQKPDAKVVFIGPCAAKKLEASRKSVRSDVDFVLTFEEVMGMFEAKGINLPQVEADAPFEEGTANGRGFAVSGGVANAVKQCIQKEHPDKEVLIDSAEGLKNCRTMLMMAKAGKRNGYLLEGMACPGGCVAGAGTLQPVIKSSALVKKYTNDAEKKLAFESEYLDNLDLLTKE, from the coding sequence ATGAGAGGAATTTACAATTCAGTAACTGATATAAGAAGAAATGTCTTTACAGAAATCGCCCGCCTTGCCTATGAAGGCGGAGATTATGCAAGCAGTATTGAAAAGCTGCCATTTAAAATTATCCCGGGAGAACGTGCTACTTACCGTGATTCTATTTTTCTGGAGCGTGCCATCGTTGGTGAGCGCCTGCGTCTTGGAATCGGTCTTCCTGTAAGAAGAATGGATGAGCATTCTTCCCTGAGTGATGGTATTGAAGAGAGTGCCATCGCCGAAAAATATTACGATGACCCACTGGTAAACGTTATCAAGTTTGCCTGCAATGCATGTCCGGAAAAGACGGTTGTGGTAACCGATACGTGTCAGGGCTGTCTGGCACATCCATGCAAGGAGGTATGTCCAAAGGATGCGATCTCTATGGTGAACGGAAAATCCTACATCGATCAGGAGAAATGCATCAAATGCGGACGCTGTATGGATGTGTGTCCATATGGTGCAATCAATAAGCTGGAGCGTCCTTGTGCAAGAAGCTGCGGTATGGATGCCATTACCTCCGATGAGCTGGGTCGGGCGGAAATCGACTATGATAAGTGTGTATCCTGCGGTATGTGTCTGGTGAATTGTCCGTTCGGTGCCATTGTCGATAAGGGACAGATTTTCCAAACCATTCATGCGATGAAGTCCGGTAAGGAGGTGATTGCCGCGATTGCCCCTGCCTTTGTCGGCCAATTTGGACCGACTGTCACACCGGAAAAGGTAAAAGGAGCGTTAAAGGAGCTTGGCTTTGCGGATGTTGTTGAAGTTGCAATCGGTGCTGACCTTTGTACAGTGGAGGAAGCTGAGGATTTCCTGAGCAAGGTACCGGCTGAGCAGCCGTTCATGGCGACCTCCTGCTGTCCTGCATGGTCTGTTATGGCGAAAAAGCTGTTCCCGGACTTCAAGCCGTATATTTCCATGGCTTTGACTCCGATGGTACTGACCGGACGGCTGATCAAAAAGCAAAAGCCGGACGCAAAGGTTGTCTTCATCGGACCTTGCGCCGCAAAGAAGCTGGAAGCCAGCAGGAAAAGTGTGAGAAGTGATGTGGATTTTGTCTTGACCTTTGAAGAGGTAATGGGGATGTTTGAAGCAAAGGGAATCAACCTGCCGCAGGTCGAGGCAGACGCTCCATTTGAGGAAGGCACTGCCAATGGTCGTGGCTTTGCTGTCAGCGGAGGCGTTGCCAATGCGGTGAAGCAGTGTATTCAGAAGGAGCATCCGGACAAGGAGGTTCTGATCGATTCCGCTGAAGGTCTGAAAAACTGCCGCACCATGCTGATGATGGCAAAGGCTGGAAAAAGAAACGGCTATCTGCTGGAGGGTATGGCATGTCCGGGTGGCTGTGTAGCCGGTGCCGGAACATTGCAGCCGGTAATCAAATCCAGTGCTCTGGTTAAGAAATATACAAATGATGCAGAAAAAAAGCTTGCATTCGAAAGTGAATATCTGGATAACCTGGATTTACTGACCAAAGAATAA